The Thermodesulfobacteriota bacterium genome window below encodes:
- a CDS encoding ferredoxin — protein MRDDKKTPVVDIGQCTLCGGCIEMCPMVFRLNDIGFIEVSELEQYPETDVDEAIKNCPEDCIYWEEE, from the coding sequence TTGAGAGATGATAAAAAAACACCGGTGGTTGATATCGGCCAGTGCACTTTGTGCGGCGGATGTATTGAGATGTGCCCTATGGTTTTCAGGCTGAATGATATTGGTTTTATAGAGGTTAGTGAGCTTGAGCAATATCCTGAGACCGATGTTGATGAAGCCATCAAAAATTGTCCCGAGGACTGCATATACTGGGAAGAAGAATAG
- a CDS encoding flavodoxin domain-containing protein encodes MKPLELAKGIYSVGVTDWNIRDFHGYSTYAGTTYNAFLIVDEKVVLIDTVKKQFADQLLENISQVIDPKKIDLVVSNHTEMDHSGGLPRIMHRVGEDKPLYCSKMGYKNLSSHFRQKWNYHAVENGEELNIGHRTLTFLETRMLHWPDSMFTYVKEDKILFSSDAFGQHYAGPEKFDDEVGDEIMFHAKKYFANILLPYTVKILKLVETVTSLGLEFNLVCPDHGIFWRNPGKIIDAYVKWSKQEAEKKAVVIYETMWHSTEAMAEAIVSGLASEGVPAKPIHIRSSHRSEIITEILDAKAVIIGSPTLNNQIFPTVADILTYIKGLRPKNKIGAAFGSYGWSGEAVKLINQELEAMKFEVIDAGVKVKYVPDKDAINTCYELGRKIARAM; translated from the coding sequence ATGAAACCTTTAGAGCTAGCAAAGGGAATTTACAGCGTCGGGGTCACCGACTGGAATATCAGGGATTTTCACGGCTATTCAACCTATGCGGGAACCACCTATAATGCTTTCTTAATTGTGGACGAAAAGGTGGTGCTTATCGATACGGTTAAAAAACAGTTTGCCGATCAGCTCCTGGAAAATATATCTCAGGTGATTGATCCCAAAAAAATCGACCTGGTGGTCAGCAACCATACCGAAATGGATCATTCCGGGGGACTGCCCAGAATCATGCATCGGGTCGGAGAAGACAAACCGCTGTATTGCTCCAAGATGGGATATAAAAACCTTTCCAGTCATTTCAGGCAGAAATGGAATTACCATGCGGTGGAAAATGGTGAAGAGCTTAATATCGGTCACAGAACCCTGACCTTTCTCGAAACCAGGATGCTTCACTGGCCGGATAGCATGTTCACCTATGTCAAGGAAGATAAAATTCTTTTCTCCAGTGATGCCTTTGGTCAGCACTATGCAGGTCCGGAAAAATTCGATGACGAAGTTGGCGACGAGATAATGTTTCATGCAAAAAAATATTTTGCCAATATCCTGCTTCCGTATACGGTTAAGATTTTAAAACTGGTGGAAACCGTGACCAGCCTCGGACTCGAATTTAACCTGGTATGCCCTGACCACGGTATTTTCTGGAGAAATCCCGGCAAAATAATCGACGCCTATGTAAAATGGAGCAAACAGGAGGCTGAAAAAAAGGCGGTCGTTATTTACGAAACCATGTGGCACAGTACCGAAGCCATGGCGGAAGCCATCGTCTCAGGACTTGCCAGTGAGGGAGTTCCGGCAAAACCTATCCATATCAGAAGCTCACATCGCAGCGAAATCATCACTGAGATTTTGGATGCAAAGGCAGTGATCATCGGCTCTCCAACGCTGAACAATCAGATATTTCCTACTGTAGCAGATATTTTGACATACATCAAAGGTCTAAGGCCAAAAAACAAGATAGGAGCAGCCTTCGGCTCTTACGGATGGAGTGGGGAAGCAGTCAAGCTGATTAACCAAGAGCTTGAGGCCATGAAATTTGAAGTCATTGATGCCGGGGTAAAGGTAAAATATGTTCCCGATAAGGACGCCATCAACACCTGTTATGAGCTGGGAAGGAAAATCGCCCGGGCCATGTAA
- a CDS encoding DUF2860 family protein: MKKTIFALGLILLIFMSITALAQEGDRHKEDGFSARIEAGAIWINTTDQLFVDDKNEKTDNLNDEADSFNIALPALMFDLRYKFRDADTEVYLGTPLKESRTALTLGLTQTFIDKSKLDVSVFAVNMAEVWENPYVAGVDRDETDVEDVGFTIDYDRILDTGLNLYYRYNSVDVDVDVIGSLFNNLKRDGVIHTTGLGYMIDLEKSNIIIPGFEYSKADMDGESNSYNGYRIKLGYKRMNKDYIVNAFVSADKKEYDKTHPIFNKTRDEKGYSAMAIFTLLNPLGYDKFFTNFIAGCGYSDSNIDFFDKRTYVSGVTIGYNF; the protein is encoded by the coding sequence ATGAAAAAGACAATTTTTGCTTTAGGCTTAATTCTATTAATATTCATGTCAATAACCGCTTTGGCTCAGGAAGGTGACAGGCATAAGGAGGATGGTTTTTCAGCACGTATAGAAGCGGGAGCCATATGGATTAATACTACAGATCAGCTTTTTGTGGATGACAAAAATGAAAAGACGGATAATTTAAACGACGAAGCGGACAGTTTCAATATAGCCTTGCCCGCGCTTATGTTTGATTTGAGGTATAAATTTCGAGATGCAGACACGGAAGTTTATCTTGGAACACCTTTGAAAGAATCCAGGACAGCCTTGACCTTGGGCTTAACACAAACTTTCATCGACAAAAGCAAGCTGGACGTTTCTGTTTTTGCCGTGAATATGGCTGAAGTGTGGGAAAACCCATATGTTGCAGGAGTGGATAGGGATGAAACAGATGTCGAAGACGTCGGTTTTACAATAGATTACGATCGCATATTGGATACAGGACTTAACCTTTATTACAGATATAATTCGGTAGACGTGGATGTAGACGTTATCGGAAGCCTGTTTAATAACCTGAAAAGAGATGGGGTAATCCATACCACAGGTCTTGGCTACATGATAGATCTCGAAAAAAGTAACATAATAATTCCCGGCTTTGAGTATTCCAAGGCCGACATGGACGGAGAAAGCAACAGCTACAATGGTTACAGGATTAAACTCGGATACAAGAGAATGAATAAAGATTACATCGTAAACGCCTTTGTCTCGGCCGACAAAAAAGAGTATGACAAAACGCACCCTATATTTAACAAAACCAGGGACGAAAAAGGATACTCTGCTATGGCAATTTTCACACTACTCAATCCACTCGGTTATGATAAATTTTTCACCAATTTTATAGCCGGCTGCGGCTACTCGGACTCCAACATAGATTTTTTTGATAAACGCACCTATGTCAGCGGTGTAACTATAGGCTATAATTTTTGA
- a CDS encoding desulfoferrodoxin: MAEKLEVYKCEACGNIVEVVHGGQGELVCCGEPMKLMKENTVDAAKEKHVPVSEKIAGGVKVKVGDVAHPMEEKHYIEWIEIIADGKAYRQFLSPGDAPEATFNVEANQLTARGYCNLHGLWKS; this comes from the coding sequence ATGGCGGAAAAACTCGAAGTTTATAAATGCGAAGCTTGTGGAAACATTGTAGAGGTGGTGCACGGTGGACAAGGTGAACTGGTATGCTGTGGTGAGCCCATGAAGCTGATGAAAGAAAACACCGTCGATGCTGCAAAAGAAAAACATGTCCCGGTTAGTGAAAAAATCGCCGGAGGCGTAAAAGTTAAAGTCGGTGATGTGGCCCATCCAATGGAAGAAAAACACTACATTGAATGGATTGAGATCATCGCAGACGGGAAAGCATACAGGCAGTTTTTAAGTCCGGGCGATGCACCGGAAGCGACATTTAATGTTGAAGCCAACCAGTTAACGGCAAGAGGTTACTGTAACCTTCATGGTTTGTGGAAAAGCTAA
- a CDS encoding C-GCAxxG-C-C family protein — MKLEEKASMPLAGGIMQHGYQCGMIWGAVLSAGAQAYRILGPGPQAETAAINAAQRLVESFRADNNHINCLEITNIDKSSSTMKMIMYFIVKGGTIGCMHRAAKYAKAAFNEINIALSEKHIEAPSPPVSCTAMLAQKMGVSDMHTVMAAGFAGGIGLSGGACGALGAAIWIIGISSLKEGPGKIKFKSPGAIAAIDRFMKCTDFKFECSEIVGQRFENIDDHAGYLRDGGCSKIIEVLAAE, encoded by the coding sequence TTGAAACTCGAGGAGAAGGCCTCGATGCCCTTAGCAGGCGGAATAATGCAGCATGGCTACCAGTGCGGCATGATTTGGGGCGCGGTGCTTTCCGCAGGGGCACAGGCCTATCGAATTCTTGGCCCGGGTCCGCAAGCTGAAACTGCGGCAATTAATGCAGCACAAAGGCTTGTGGAATCCTTCCGTGCTGACAACAACCATATAAATTGCCTCGAAATAACTAATATAGACAAATCATCATCAACTATGAAGATGATTATGTATTTTATTGTAAAAGGTGGGACTATAGGCTGCATGCACAGGGCAGCTAAATATGCCAAGGCAGCATTTAATGAGATAAATATCGCTCTTTCCGAAAAACACATAGAAGCACCCTCGCCACCGGTAAGTTGCACGGCAATGCTGGCACAAAAGATGGGCGTATCCGATATGCATACGGTCATGGCGGCGGGATTTGCGGGTGGTATCGGCTTAAGCGGAGGTGCCTGTGGGGCATTGGGAGCCGCGATATGGATCATCGGAATAAGCAGCCTCAAGGAAGGTCCTGGTAAAATTAAATTTAAAAGCCCCGGAGCCATAGCTGCGATTGATAGATTTATGAAATGCACCGACTTTAAATTCGAGTGCTCCGAAATAGTCGGCCAGAGATTTGAGAATATCGACGACCATGCCGGCTATTTGCGCGATGGAGGCTGCTCGAAAATTATTGAAGTATTAGCTGCTGAATGA
- a CDS encoding flavodoxin domain-containing protein, which produces MAKALIAYASRAGSTKKIGELIAEGIRIAGHEASVVKTNEIKKETDLDGYDAVVFGSATYHGDMMQGMKTLLFLAEKANLEGKVGGAFGAFGWSGEAPGRIFDTMENIFKMTMVSGPLRLKSASLGGGVQMAQDYGKEIVKKL; this is translated from the coding sequence ATGGCAAAAGCACTGATTGCATATGCTTCAAGGGCCGGTTCTACCAAAAAGATAGGCGAGCTGATTGCCGAAGGAATTCGTATTGCCGGCCATGAGGCATCTGTGGTAAAAACAAATGAAATAAAAAAAGAAACCGATCTTGACGGTTATGACGCCGTTGTCTTCGGGTCAGCCACTTACCATGGAGATATGATGCAGGGAATGAAAACCTTGCTTTTTTTGGCTGAAAAGGCGAATCTTGAAGGAAAGGTCGGCGGCGCTTTTGGCGCCTTTGGTTGGAGCGGCGAAGCTCCGGGTCGTATTTTTGATACAATGGAAAATATTTTTAAGATGACCATGGTAAGCGGTCCTCTGAGGCTTAAATCAGCATCTCTTGGTGGAGGTGTTCAAATGGCCCAGGATTATGGCAAAGAAATTGTAAAAAAATTATAA
- a CDS encoding DsrE family protein: protein MEKFVFVISKGFEKSGAATRAVQFASIAAEKGHHVEVFLIDDAVHWAQFGMAQGIRSSTGEHMKDLLDKLIERNTPIHVCAACADKRLISPDECLPGSVISGGSVLVDMMVNPEYKVFTF, encoded by the coding sequence ATGGAAAAATTTGTATTCGTCATTTCCAAGGGATTTGAGAAATCGGGTGCGGCCACCCGGGCCGTTCAATTTGCCAGCATCGCCGCAGAAAAGGGTCACCACGTTGAGGTGTTCCTCATCGATGATGCGGTTCACTGGGCCCAATTCGGCATGGCCCAGGGAATACGATCATCCACCGGAGAACATATGAAAGACCTTTTGGACAAACTCATTGAAAGAAATACCCCGATTCATGTATGTGCGGCGTGTGCGGATAAACGACTCATTTCACCGGACGAATGCCTGCCGGGATCTGTGATATCCGGGGGCTCCGTACTTGTCGATATGATGGTGAATCCGGAGTATAAAGTGTTCACTTTTTAG
- a CDS encoding rubredoxin, translating into MDKYVCTICGYVYDPEQGDPDSGVEPGTKWEDVPDDWECPVCGAAKDDFEKE; encoded by the coding sequence ATGGATAAATACGTATGTACGATTTGTGGTTATGTTTATGACCCCGAGCAAGGCGACCCTGACAGTGGCGTTGAGCCGGGAACAAAGTGGGAAGATGTACCGGACGACTGGGAATGCCCGGTGTGCGGCGCTGCTAAGGACGATTTTGAAAAAGAATAA
- a CDS encoding HEAT repeat domain-containing protein — protein MGGRQLKKKVFDLLHNTDFEKDILNISGFSARAVVNPLFSFFYNSDELIKWRAVTAMGVVVQDLADHDLESARVVMRRLLWNLNDESGGIGWGSPEAMGEITARHEGLAKEYHHILLSYIVPDANYIEHEILQRGVLWGIGRLAHARSHFVKNSIHLLCPYLKSPDPALRGLAAWTAGLFDCQATDRFLKRLESDPATFTFYLEGTLETLTVAQLFKKSFNPANKLPGTSHLRNLCLDVSTRLKRR, from the coding sequence ATGGGTGGCAGACAGCTTAAAAAAAAAGTTTTTGACCTGTTACATAATACCGATTTTGAAAAAGACATATTAAACATAAGCGGGTTTTCTGCCAGAGCGGTGGTCAACCCGCTTTTCTCTTTCTTCTACAACAGCGATGAACTGATCAAATGGCGGGCGGTTACCGCCATGGGCGTGGTGGTTCAGGACCTTGCCGATCATGACCTGGAATCTGCCCGGGTGGTGATGCGTCGTTTGCTCTGGAACCTTAATGACGAGTCCGGGGGAATCGGCTGGGGATCCCCGGAGGCCATGGGCGAAATCACGGCCAGGCACGAAGGACTTGCCAAAGAGTATCATCACATACTCTTATCCTATATTGTACCTGACGCAAATTATATCGAACATGAAATTCTGCAACGTGGGGTTTTATGGGGTATCGGAAGGCTAGCACACGCCAGGTCTCATTTTGTAAAGAATTCTATCCATCTGCTTTGCCCCTATTTGAAATCGCCGGACCCGGCCCTTCGCGGACTGGCTGCATGGACGGCCGGACTGTTTGATTGCCAGGCGACAGACCGGTTTCTTAAACGTCTTGAAAGCGACCCGGCCACATTCACATTCTATCTTGAAGGCACGCTGGAAACACTCACAGTGGCTCAGCTTTTTAAGAAGAGTTTTAATCCTGCCAACAAATTGCCGGGAACATCGCATCTACGCAATTTATGCCTTGATGTATCAACTCGGCTTAAGCGTCGATAA
- a CDS encoding TetR/AcrR family transcriptional regulator, which produces MNQRETAKSETHQLILGTAKKLFREKGVEQCTMRSIAKEAGVSAASVIVHFKNKTALLEEALYEDIERTISQAVATMPAEGSLTERLMHLAKTMFVFYGIHKELYRILIRDTVFEPEENSPHLTRQLEHYLQFFGELIKQEKRIGNIRPDADAHIAAESLFALYFKGLMDFLRNPAITVETALEKLSAIANQHLTGIMIVKEKK; this is translated from the coding sequence ATGAACCAACGTGAAACAGCAAAATCTGAAACTCACCAGCTGATTCTTGGCACTGCTAAAAAACTCTTTCGGGAAAAGGGGGTCGAGCAATGCACCATGAGGAGTATTGCCAAGGAGGCAGGCGTTTCTGCGGCATCGGTGATTGTCCATTTCAAAAACAAAACCGCCCTGCTGGAAGAGGCTCTTTATGAAGATATCGAACGTACCATTTCACAAGCCGTTGCAACCATGCCTGCTGAAGGGAGTCTGACTGAACGACTCATGCACCTGGCAAAAACCATGTTTGTTTTTTATGGTATTCATAAAGAACTCTACCGTATCTTGATACGGGATACGGTATTTGAGCCGGAAGAGAACAGCCCTCACCTGACCCGGCAGTTGGAGCATTACCTGCAGTTTTTCGGTGAGCTGATTAAGCAGGAAAAGAGGATAGGCAATATTCGTCCTGATGCAGATGCACATATCGCAGCTGAATCACTTTTTGCCTTATACTTCAAAGGACTTATGGATTTTTTGCGCAACCCGGCGATAACTGTAGAAACCGCTCTGGAAAAGCTTTCTGCCATAGCAAACCAGCACTTGACAGGCATCATGATTGTTAAGGAGAAAAAATGA
- a CDS encoding rubrerythrin family protein yields the protein MANLKGTQTEKNILTAFSGESQARNRYTYFASKAKKEGYVQMAAIFEETANQEKEHAKRLFKLLEGGEVEITGAFPAGVIDTTLENLKEAAAGENYEHTTMYPGFAKVAREEGFDSIAAIFEAIAVAEKQHEKRYNDLAANIETGKVFKKDETVVWRCRNCGYLHEGTEAPGACPACAHPQAHFELLGENY from the coding sequence ATGGCAAATTTAAAAGGAACACAAACTGAAAAAAATATTTTAACCGCCTTTTCCGGCGAATCCCAGGCAAGAAACCGCTATACCTATTTTGCCAGCAAGGCGAAAAAAGAAGGGTATGTCCAGATGGCGGCAATTTTTGAGGAAACGGCGAATCAAGAGAAAGAACATGCCAAAAGGCTTTTTAAATTGCTGGAAGGCGGTGAAGTAGAAATCACCGGCGCATTTCCTGCCGGGGTGATCGACACCACCCTGGAAAACTTGAAGGAAGCGGCTGCCGGAGAAAATTATGAGCATACGACGATGTACCCCGGTTTTGCAAAGGTTGCCCGCGAAGAAGGGTTCGATTCAATTGCTGCCATATTTGAGGCAATTGCGGTCGCGGAAAAACAACATGAAAAACGATACAACGATCTTGCCGCCAATATCGAAACAGGCAAGGTGTTTAAAAAGGATGAAACGGTGGTGTGGCGCTGTCGCAATTGCGGTTATCTACATGAAGGTACAGAAGCCCCCGGTGCCTGCCCGGCGTGCGCGCATCCCCAGGCTCACTTTGAGCTTCTGGGTGAGAATTACTAA